Below is a window of Gemmatimonadaceae bacterium DNA.
TGCCGAGCACGTCGGCGCCGAGGTCGGAATACACGTAAGCAGTGCCGGGCACGTGCTTGAGCTCGGTGGCGAGCACCATGTCGCGCGCCATCTGCGGACTGTGCGCAACCCGCCACAGATCTCGCCCCGCGGGGAGACCGGAACGGTGAGTGAGCAGCTCACGCACGGTCACCTGATCCTTGATGCCGCCCGAGAAGGCGGGGAGATAGCGGAAGACGGGAGCGTCGAGATCGACCTTCTTCTCGTCGTGAAGGATCATGATCGCCGTCGTTGTGCCGACGACTTTGGACAGAGAGGCGATGTCGTAGATGGTCTTGTCCGCGTCGACGTTGCTGCTGACGGGGGACCATGAGAGCTTGCCGAAGCCTTTTTCCCAGACGGTCGCGCCCTTGCGCCCGACTACCACGGACGCACCTGGGTACCCTCCAGCACTAATACCGCGCTGGACGACACGATCGATGGCTTCGAGGCGGGAGGATGACATCCCGACCGCGTCCGGTGCTTTGACCGGAAGACCTTCCTTACCGACCAGCGTAAGGACGGTGACAATGACTCTCAGCACTTCGTACTCCTTCCTGCAATGTAGGTACGCAATGCGCCATGGCAGAGTTCCATCAGGAACCCCGGCTTAAGCTGCCGAAACGGCGCACCAGCACCTTCCCTAGAGGTGACGACCCATCCCCGGCCCCGTCACCCCACCGCCATAGTAATGAACAATTGCAATTTTCGCCCCTGTTTTTTTCGTGTGCCAGCGTACCAACCCGTTGGGGCCCATACATCTGTGAGCCGGCCAGCTCACAGATGCCGGCCCGGAAACGAGGGCTCCGACAACCGTACGAAAGGCGACAACTCTCTGACATTTGCCGGTGACTAAACTTCCAGACGGGATGCAGACCGACGAACTCGAGCTGAAACGCGCCATGAACGGCGATGAGCGCGCGATGCGGCAGCTTTGGCTGCGGCATTCGCCGCACATCGATGCTGTCGTGCGCCGCCTCTGCGGCGACCACGACATCGCCGCAGACATCGCGCAGGAAGTCTGGATCCAGATATTTCGCGCGCTTCCCGGGTATCGCGGCGAGTCGCAGTTCGGAACGTGGGCGCACAGGATCGCCGTGAATCGCACTCTGAACGCGCTCAGAAAGGTGAAGCGGCTCGCGAAGATCGAGACCGAGATCGAGGACGACAGCGCATTCGTCGAGGGCGACAGCGACAGGACCTTCCTCGCGGAGTCGATCGAGAAGGCGATGACGCAGCTCTCGCCTGGCGCGAGAATGGTTTTCGTGCTGCACGACATCGAAGGCTACACGCACGACGAGATTGGAAAGGAGCTCGGCATCACGTCGGGCGGATCGAAATCACAGCTTTTCAAGGCGCGCGCCAAGCTTCGCCGGCTGCTGGCGCACCTCGTGGACGAATCAAATGCCGGCGTAGGAAGAACACATGCTGCCCCTATCTGAAAACGAACTGGACGAACTCGTTGCTCGCGAGCGCGAGCGTGGCGCTCCTCCACTCACCGACTGGGACTCTCTCGCGGATCGACTGCGCGCAGAGGGACTCATCAAGGCTCCGGCATTCGGCGGCGGCGGCGGGGGCGGGGGCGGCGGCCCACGGTTCACCACCCGCACCTGGATGCAGGCCGCGGCGGCGCTGCTGCTCGTTGCCGGTGGAGCTGCAATCGGACGCGTCACCGCTCCCGCGTCATCGAGCGAGACCACGCCGGCCCAGTCAGCGCAAACCGCTGCCTCGTCTGCACCGAAGGCATCGGCTTCCGCACAGACGCCAGCGCCTGGACAAACCGCGAGCGCTGCGGTCGCGAGCAACGCTCCGGAATTCCGCTCGCCCGAGGAAGCGTGGGAGGTTCTCAACCGCGCCGGCGAAGAGTACCAGCGCGCTTCCGCGTATCTCTCGGCCAGCAATACCGAGGTTCCGCTGCCGACGAATCCCGACACGTACCGCACGCGGCTCGCCGCGCTCGACAACGTGATGAGCGAGATGCGCTCGGCGTTGAACGAAGCGCCGCACGATCCGGTGATCAACCAGTACTACCTCGCAACGGTGGGCGCGCGCGAGGCGACACTGAGGCAGCTCGGCACCACGCTTCCGGCGGGCGCGAAGCTGAACCGTTTTTGAAAACGATTAGGCGGATTGGACGGATGAACAGAACAACGATAATGCGAATCTCACTTGCGCTCATCGTGCTCGCGGCGATGATACCGCGAGCGGCGCACGCGCAGCGTGAAGCGTCGCGCGGATGGGTGGGCGTTGCGTACACAACTGGAGTCGGCACAACCGACCACAACGGCGCGATGGTCTTCGCCGATTATCCGGTGATCGAATCCATCGAGCCGAACTCTCCCGCCGAGCGTGCCGGACTGTCCGCGGGTGACACGATCCTGGCGATGAACTCGCAGGATCTTCGAAAGAGCCCGCTTCCTGTCGCGAGTATGGTGCAGCCGGGAAAGAGGATCGTCTTCCGGTTCAGACGGAACGCCGTGCGCGAGGTGACGCTCACCGTTGCGCCCCGTCCGCGCGGCAGCAGGGAATCGTACGAGGTCACGATCTTCGGCCCGGCGCTCTCGCCATCGCAGCCGCTGGGCAGCGGCCCCGGGTCGCAAGTTCTTCTCCGACGCCCGCGGCCGGCAGCCGAGGTCGCGGCAAGAGCTGCGGCCGCGCCGGTCACGCCGATCGCGGCAATGCCGTCGATCGTCCTGGGCGGACCGAGAATCCTCGCTTTGGCCGGCGCCGAGCTCACGGAGCTCAACCCCGGACTCGGCGCACTGGCCGGAGTGGAGACGCCCGGAGTGTTCGTGATCAACGTCGCGGTGGGCACGCCGGCGAAGGAATCGGGCCTCCGTCCGGGCGACGTCATCGTCAAGGCCGGATCGCTGGCAATCGGCGATCCGGGCGAGCTCATCCGGGCGTTCAGGGAATCGAACGGCAGCTCGCTGAGGCTTGAGATCATCCGGAACAAAAAGCCTCAGACGATCACGCTGCGCTGGTAAAAACACAAGAAGAATAGGGCGAGCTATCAGGCGTCAGGCTTTCAAGGCGCCCGGCATCAGGAACTGCCCAATGACTCCCGGCGGCAAAGTGGGTCATTGGGTATGCCGTTCCCTGACTGGCTATCAGGAGCCTTCCGCCGAAAACCGATTGCTTGGCGGTTGCCAGGATGGCGCTGCCGAGCGTATCTATGCGTTACATGCACTCGGTTTCCATTGGGAGTCCGAGTGCCTGTTACGGCAAAACTTTCACGCAAATTCTACGAGCGGCTGGGCGATGACATTGCCGGTGAGCTCGTGGACTGGTTCAACGCGGTGGACGCTACATACCAGCAGCAGCTGCGACACATCAACGAGCTGAACTGGGAGCGATTCAAGGCCCAGCTAGATGCCACGCGTTCCGCGCTTGACGGTGAAATGCAAGCAATGCGCGCGGAGCTGCGGGGTGAAATGCAAGCAATGCGCTCGGAGCTGCGCGGTGAAATGGCAGCGATGCGCGCCGACCTTCTCAAATGGATGTTCGTCTACTGGACGGGAACCGTCGTCACGCTCGGCGGACTGATCGTCGCGATGGCGGTTTTCGGCCCGAATTAAAATCGGCTTAGTCGAGCCGCCGCGACTCCGGCACAAGTGAATGGTGGATGGCAAGCGCAGCAACAGCGCCACTCGCAGCTGCTGCGATCGCCAGCTGCGGGCCCGGCGTGATGTCCCCGGCCGCGTAGACATTCTTCACCGACGTGCGATTGTTCTCCTTCACTTCAATCAGGCCATCCTCATCGCGCGTGCAGCCCAGCTGCTTGCCGATGTCGTCCGCGGGGTACTGTCCGATCGCGAAGTAGAGACGGTCGCAGTCGAGTGACAT
It encodes the following:
- a CDS encoding PDZ domain-containing protein, with product MNRTTIMRISLALIVLAAMIPRAAHAQREASRGWVGVAYTTGVGTTDHNGAMVFADYPVIESIEPNSPAERAGLSAGDTILAMNSQDLRKSPLPVASMVQPGKRIVFRFRRNAVREVTLTVAPRPRGSRESYEVTIFGPALSPSQPLGSGPGSQVLLRRPRPAAEVAARAAAAPVTPIAAMPSIVLGGPRILALAGAELTELNPGLGALAGVETPGVFVINVAVGTPAKESGLRPGDVIVKAGSLAIGDPGELIRAFRESNGSSLRLEIIRNKKPQTITLRW
- a CDS encoding RNA polymerase sigma factor, with translation MQTDELELKRAMNGDERAMRQLWLRHSPHIDAVVRRLCGDHDIAADIAQEVWIQIFRALPGYRGESQFGTWAHRIAVNRTLNALRKVKRLAKIETEIEDDSAFVEGDSDRTFLAESIEKAMTQLSPGARMVFVLHDIEGYTHDEIGKELGITSGGSKSQLFKARAKLRRLLAHLVDESNAGVGRTHAAPI